One segment of Phosphitispora fastidiosa DNA contains the following:
- a CDS encoding L,D-transpeptidase → MNRDTVYSQKRIYIYTFDRRLFLATSQRTEKIYPIAVGKPQTPTPHGTYQVINKIINPGGILGSRWLGLSIPNGPYGIHGTSRPESIGKAISNGCIRMFNQDVEELFNMVRIGTTVIIKPLAEF, encoded by the coding sequence ATGAACAGAGATACCGTTTATTCCCAAAAGCGCATCTATATTTATACCTTTGACCGTAGACTCTTTCTCGCCACTTCACAACGAACTGAAAAAATCTATCCCATAGCAGTAGGAAAACCACAGACTCCTACTCCCCACGGAACTTATCAGGTCATAAACAAAATTATTAATCCCGGAGGAATACTAGGCAGCAGGTGGCTGGGTCTGAGTATCCCCAACGGCCCTTACGGCATCCACGGCACTTCCAGGCCTGAATCCATAGGAAAAGCCATCTCCAATGGCTGTATCAGGATGTTTAACCAGGATGTTGAAGAACTTTTCAACATGGTTCGTATAGGAACAACGGTAATAATAAAGCCACTTGCCGAATTTTGA
- a CDS encoding hydrogenase iron-sulfur subunit gives MKIGLFFSRSGGVTDKVVDIDHLARHFSQEYHTFIVDDFFTPEGLRVILAQVNETIFDAVVLAGDSPMKYSNRKSADFVVNQLESTGINISKISFANIKEQVALAHPGQPQQATEKARILVEVAIEKVRYSHPIKTRQIAPHPAVALIGATPAAMLAAQRLLERNFKVYIIDTADRFRKFKGKERQEKTASVITYIEMNPMTRFLLNTQINDIYGYPGRFTLNITTNGVTNDITVGSIILANTADPETTRSLRPLVHIDVDDAGLFKPVNPDTLQVFTYEKGIFLLPDDEELDISYIVALSDSVAFAVTSFLEKREISYRIQVSEINEELCSGCGACVKTCMFKASSIDPHKNISIIDEQRCKGCGNCVTSCPTGARDLLTYPQKYLTKAIELLAGRKENSGPKILAFLCEGCGYQALDLAGIAGLEYDINVMPLGIRCGGNIDTQLILDAYRHGFQGIVICKCADTDCRNIVGNTDLDRRANLFREILRSRGIDSESLRIVEGLKGKENICVHTVQTLVEEIKNNGGGN, from the coding sequence ATGAAAATAGGTTTATTTTTCTCCCGGTCAGGCGGAGTTACCGATAAAGTCGTCGATATTGACCACCTGGCCAGGCACTTCAGTCAGGAGTACCATACCTTCATTGTTGATGATTTCTTTACACCTGAAGGACTTAGGGTTATCCTGGCCCAAGTCAATGAAACGATCTTTGATGCGGTCGTACTTGCCGGAGATTCTCCAATGAAATACTCAAACAGGAAGAGCGCCGATTTTGTGGTAAACCAGCTTGAGTCTACAGGTATTAATATTAGCAAAATAAGTTTTGCCAATATTAAGGAACAGGTAGCCCTGGCTCACCCGGGCCAACCGCAGCAAGCAACTGAAAAGGCAAGAATTCTGGTGGAGGTTGCTATTGAAAAGGTACGCTATTCGCACCCCATCAAAACACGGCAAATTGCGCCCCACCCGGCTGTTGCCCTCATAGGAGCGACTCCGGCAGCAATGCTGGCCGCACAGCGGCTTCTGGAGCGTAATTTTAAGGTGTATATCATTGACACGGCTGACAGGTTCCGGAAATTTAAAGGAAAAGAGCGCCAGGAAAAAACCGCCTCTGTAATTACATATATTGAAATGAACCCAATGACCAGATTTCTGCTGAATACACAGATTAATGACATTTACGGTTATCCGGGGAGGTTCACCCTGAATATTACAACTAATGGTGTAACTAATGATATTACTGTTGGTAGTATTATTCTGGCAAATACTGCCGACCCTGAAACAACCCGGTCTCTGCGCCCACTGGTCCACATTGATGTAGATGATGCCGGCCTTTTCAAACCGGTCAATCCAGATACCCTGCAGGTATTCACTTATGAAAAGGGAATTTTCCTGCTCCCTGATGATGAAGAGCTGGATATTTCCTATATTGTGGCCCTGAGTGACTCGGTGGCCTTTGCCGTCACCTCCTTCCTGGAAAAAAGAGAGATCAGTTACCGGATACAGGTTTCCGAAATTAATGAAGAACTATGCAGCGGCTGCGGCGCCTGTGTGAAAACCTGTATGTTTAAAGCCTCCAGCATCGATCCCCATAAAAACATATCTATAATAGATGAACAGAGATGTAAGGGCTGCGGCAACTGTGTTACCTCCTGCCCCACCGGGGCCAGAGACCTGCTGACCTACCCTCAGAAGTACCTCACAAAAGCCATTGAATTATTGGCTGGCCGCAAAGAAAACAGCGGGCCCAAGATACTGGCATTTCTTTGTGAGGGCTGTGGATATCAGGCGCTGGACCTGGCCGGTATCGCCGGCCTAGAGTATGATATCAATGTAATGCCACTGGGCATCAGATGTGGCGGCAATATTGACACCCAGCTGATTCTTGATGCCTACCGGCATGGATTTCAGGGAATCGTGATCTGTAAATGTGCCGATACCGACTGTCGCAATATCGTCGGAAATACCGACTTGGACCGGCGCGCCAACCTCTTCCGCGAAATCCTGAGGAGCAGGGGAATTGATTCTGAGAGCCTGCGTATTGTTGAGGGTCTCAAGGGAAAAGAAAATATCTGTGTCCATACTGTTCAAACCCTGGTCGAGGAGATTAAAAATAACGGAGGTGGAAACTAA
- a CDS encoding methyl-accepting chemotaxis protein, with protein sequence MVRIGKSLSFKLVVTLFICLGILMGLFTWYQCRQVRMRVEKDLEAKGFALAKAAALGLQAMVVNDIRDGIITKEELFDRNYRETGKTEDGAYSVYSSAFDSYTDKYWQEYVDSFLVDEDVVFAIPVAFSEDPSLNGYLPTHNTTYKARTKRIFNDLTGAAAAITTEALKQVYNRDTGEVMWDMSYPIFIDGRHWGGYRVAISIEQAEAKIAVVQKQTIGIMLGILVAISLILAVVTKLMVNNPVKRILEAARNLASGDADLTRRLQVSGADEFSMLSDNFNQFIEKTHLMVKKVVNSVDHVTQTSDSLTLTSEEAAKSGQLVAASIQEMVQGINNKMDAVTRTKEIMDQFTQAINQIAGGAQEQATHVNQTSMTIGDMAKDIEEVTSNARSVLNAATDAAKVARNGEAAVNSTISGMEKIKTSVDESAVKIKELGDQSQKIGEIIQVIDEIAEQTNLLALNAAIEAARAGEHGKGFAVVADEVRKLAERSGRATKEIAELINSIQKGTEKAVAAMEQGTSEVEEGVQLAHDAGQALEEIMKTVELTLSQIQLISGAAQKMSENSSAVVVAVDNVASITEENSASTQQMAAGSHNAMEAIETISHLTRINSEHAENISTEVEEQAVSTEEIAQFAENLSGMAHELRDLVKGFKV encoded by the coding sequence TTGGTCAGAATCGGGAAAAGTCTGTCTTTTAAGTTAGTGGTTACCCTGTTCATTTGCCTGGGGATACTTATGGGTCTCTTTACATGGTATCAGTGCCGCCAGGTCCGGATGCGGGTAGAAAAGGATCTGGAGGCAAAAGGCTTCGCCCTGGCAAAAGCTGCTGCTTTGGGCCTGCAGGCCATGGTTGTAAATGATATCAGAGATGGAATTATTACCAAAGAGGAGTTATTTGACAGGAATTACCGGGAAACAGGTAAGACCGAAGATGGCGCTTACAGTGTTTACAGTTCCGCATTTGATAGTTATACCGACAAGTACTGGCAGGAGTATGTGGACTCGTTTCTGGTAGATGAAGATGTGGTTTTTGCGATTCCGGTGGCTTTCTCTGAGGACCCAAGTCTTAATGGATACCTGCCTACACATAATACCACATACAAAGCAAGAACAAAGCGGATTTTCAATGATCTAACCGGGGCAGCGGCAGCAATCACCACTGAGGCCCTGAAGCAGGTTTATAACCGGGATACCGGTGAAGTCATGTGGGACATGTCGTATCCTATCTTCATAGATGGCCGGCACTGGGGCGGTTACAGAGTGGCCATATCTATAGAGCAGGCTGAAGCAAAAATTGCGGTGGTGCAGAAACAGACAATCGGGATCATGTTAGGGATCCTGGTGGCGATAAGTCTAATTCTTGCGGTTGTTACCAAATTAATGGTAAACAACCCGGTAAAGAGGATTCTGGAGGCAGCCCGGAACCTGGCATCCGGAGATGCCGACCTGACCCGCCGGCTCCAGGTTAGCGGCGCTGACGAATTCAGTATGCTGTCAGATAACTTTAATCAATTTATAGAGAAAACACACCTTATGGTAAAAAAGGTGGTCAATTCCGTAGACCATGTTACCCAGACCAGTGACAGTCTGACTCTCACTTCTGAGGAAGCAGCAAAAAGCGGGCAGTTGGTTGCCGCATCCATACAAGAGATGGTGCAGGGTATCAACAACAAGATGGATGCCGTGACGCGGACAAAAGAAATAATGGACCAGTTTACCCAAGCCATAAATCAGATAGCCGGCGGGGCCCAGGAACAGGCGACTCATGTCAACCAGACCTCTATGACCATAGGTGACATGGCTAAAGATATTGAGGAAGTTACCAGCAATGCCCGGTCTGTTTTAAATGCTGCCACTGATGCCGCCAAGGTTGCCCGCAATGGGGAGGCGGCTGTTAATTCCACTATCTCCGGAATGGAAAAGATAAAAACCTCTGTCGATGAATCGGCGGTCAAAATAAAGGAACTGGGTGACCAGTCACAAAAGATCGGAGAAATTATCCAGGTGATTGACGAGATAGCGGAGCAGACAAACCTGTTGGCATTAAATGCGGCCATTGAGGCTGCCCGTGCCGGTGAACACGGAAAGGGCTTTGCTGTGGTGGCTGATGAGGTCAGAAAGCTGGCAGAGAGAAGCGGCAGAGCGACCAAAGAAATTGCGGAACTGATTAACAGTATTCAAAAAGGGACGGAAAAGGCTGTAGCAGCAATGGAGCAGGGGACATCTGAGGTCGAAGAGGGGGTACAGCTGGCTCATGATGCCGGACAGGCCTTAGAAGAGATAATGAAGACTGTGGAGCTGACCCTGAGCCAGATCCAGCTTATCTCAGGGGCAGCTCAGAAAATGAGTGAAAACAGTTCTGCGGTGGTAGTGGCTGTAGACAATGTGGCATCAATAACTGAGGAAAACTCGGCCTCAACACAGCAAATGGCCGCTGGAAGCCATAATGCCATGGAGGCTATCGAGACTATTTCTCACTTGACCCGGATTAACTCAGAACATGCTGAAAACATTTCTACTGAAGTAGAGGAGCAGGCGGTGTCTACCGAGGAGATTGCCCAGTTTGCCGAAAACCTGTCAGGGATGGCACATGAACTGCGTGACCTGGTCAAGGGGTTTAAGGTGTGA
- the cphA gene encoding cyanophycin synthetase, with protein MEIIEIRVIEGANIYCYSPVIKTKIDLGEYRKLTTDTNPGFVENLQAHMPTLSEHYCSRGKPGGFVERLREGTYLGHVIEHVSLELQHLAGMDVVYGKTISAETSGIYYVITEFESKEGGIRAVQAAVKVVDTLMKNKFIDLAAEVAAIRQVADRTSLGPSTAAVAREAVRRGIPVMRLGEGSILQLGYGKYQQKVEATITGQTRCVGVDIACDKVLVKQLLAESGIPVPWGGVAHTVAEALEIARQIDDAVVVKPFDGNQGKGVALNLTKREEISRAMETALQISPRAIIEKHVKGKHYRLVVVGDRVIAAAERIPAFVVGDGQSTVRQLVDMVNMDPLRGESHEKPLTKIKIDPIVIMVLAKKGLTPESVPGEGEIMYLRENANISTGGIAADVTGRVHPDTIQMVLRAVRLVGLDVAGVDLVTREIDQPLEPDNGALIEVNAAPGIRMHHYPAKGKVRNVAGAIVEMLFPQGTRSRIPIVTVTGTNGKTTVARMVSHILRGTGQVVGTTTSDGVYINGRKIVTGDTTGPQSARVILRDPSVEVAVLETARGGILRAGLGYDYSDIGIITNISNDHLGLEGIETLEDMAMVKAVVAEAVFKRGAAVLNADDIHAAAIADRVRSGIVYFSAVADNVIVRRHLGAGGTAVFIKNGSMVKATGIKIEKILPVKHISCTFGGIVKHNLFNALAAAAGCAALGVDTESIREGLLSFKSDETCNPGRFNVFDTGLYKVVVDYGHNTEGFLNTLQTVRKLNPKRVIGVVGMPGDRRNDDIIQAGSIMAQYCDEVIIKEDEDLRGREAGDVAALLRQAALKAGMEADRVTVCLPETAAVEDGMGRARKGDIVVVFYEKFTPVQELVKKASDKLNANIKEDDGRKVVC; from the coding sequence ATGGAGATAATTGAAATCAGAGTAATTGAAGGAGCAAACATTTACTGCTATAGTCCTGTAATCAAGACTAAAATTGACCTGGGAGAGTATCGGAAGTTAACTACCGATACAAATCCGGGCTTTGTGGAGAACCTGCAGGCTCATATGCCAACCCTGTCGGAACACTATTGTTCCCGGGGCAAACCGGGCGGTTTTGTGGAAAGGCTGAGGGAAGGTACATATCTGGGGCATGTAATCGAACATGTTTCCCTGGAACTGCAGCACCTTGCCGGAATGGATGTAGTTTACGGGAAGACTATTTCCGCTGAAACATCAGGGATATACTATGTGATTACTGAATTTGAGTCCAAAGAAGGCGGTATCAGGGCAGTACAGGCTGCTGTTAAGGTTGTTGATACACTAATGAAAAATAAATTTATTGATTTAGCTGCTGAAGTTGCTGCTATCAGGCAGGTGGCAGACCGGACCAGTTTGGGGCCCAGCACGGCGGCTGTGGCACGGGAGGCCGTAAGAAGGGGAATACCTGTGATGCGCTTGGGTGAAGGCAGCATTCTTCAGCTTGGATATGGCAAATACCAGCAGAAAGTTGAGGCCACCATCACCGGACAGACTCGGTGTGTGGGTGTGGATATTGCATGTGATAAGGTGCTGGTTAAACAGCTCTTGGCAGAATCCGGGATACCGGTGCCGTGGGGCGGAGTAGCCCATACTGTAGCGGAAGCCCTTGAAATCGCCCGACAGATTGATGATGCCGTTGTGGTTAAGCCTTTTGATGGAAATCAGGGGAAGGGGGTTGCCTTAAACCTGACAAAGCGGGAAGAAATTTCCCGGGCCATGGAGACCGCCCTGCAGATAAGTCCAAGGGCAATTATTGAAAAACATGTTAAAGGAAAGCACTACCGCTTGGTGGTTGTAGGAGACCGGGTGATAGCGGCCGCGGAACGGATTCCTGCCTTTGTGGTAGGAGACGGACAGAGCACTGTCAGACAGCTGGTTGATATGGTAAACATGGACCCACTGCGGGGTGAAAGCCATGAAAAGCCCCTGACCAAAATTAAAATTGACCCCATAGTTATCATGGTGTTGGCCAAAAAGGGGCTGACACCTGAATCAGTGCCGGGAGAGGGCGAAATAATGTATCTACGGGAAAATGCCAATATCAGCACAGGGGGAATCGCCGCAGATGTAACGGGAAGGGTGCACCCGGATACGATACAGATGGTGCTTAGGGCAGTCCGTCTGGTGGGGCTTGATGTAGCCGGGGTTGATCTGGTAACCCGGGAAATTGACCAGCCGCTGGAGCCTGATAATGGAGCCCTGATAGAAGTGAATGCTGCGCCGGGGATAAGAATGCATCATTATCCGGCCAAGGGTAAGGTCAGGAATGTTGCCGGAGCAATTGTGGAAATGCTGTTTCCCCAGGGGACCCGGTCCAGGATTCCAATAGTGACTGTAACCGGGACAAATGGGAAGACAACTGTTGCCAGGATGGTTAGTCATATTCTCCGGGGAACAGGCCAGGTTGTGGGAACTACCACGTCAGACGGCGTTTATATCAATGGCCGGAAAATCGTAACCGGCGACACTACCGGTCCCCAAAGCGCCAGAGTTATCCTCAGGGATCCCTCTGTGGAGGTTGCGGTCCTGGAAACCGCCCGGGGAGGGATTCTCAGAGCCGGGTTGGGCTATGACTATAGCGATATCGGCATTATCACCAATATCAGCAATGATCACCTGGGACTGGAGGGGATTGAGACTCTGGAGGATATGGCAATGGTGAAGGCGGTGGTTGCCGAGGCGGTATTTAAGAGAGGTGCAGCTGTCCTTAATGCAGATGATATCCATGCAGCGGCAATAGCTGACAGAGTACGCTCAGGGATAGTATATTTCAGCGCTGTCGCAGATAATGTCATCGTCAGGAGACATCTGGGTGCAGGTGGAACGGCGGTATTTATAAAGAATGGATCAATGGTTAAGGCAACCGGTATAAAAATTGAAAAGATTCTGCCGGTAAAGCATATTTCCTGCACTTTTGGAGGTATTGTGAAACACAATCTGTTTAACGCTTTAGCTGCCGCTGCCGGCTGTGCCGCCCTGGGGGTTGATACAGAAAGTATCCGGGAGGGCCTGTTAAGCTTTAAATCTGATGAGACATGCAATCCGGGCAGGTTTAATGTATTTGATACCGGGCTGTATAAGGTTGTAGTGGATTATGGTCATAATACCGAAGGGTTTCTGAATACCCTGCAGACCGTAAGAAAGCTGAACCCCAAGCGGGTGATAGGTGTTGTTGGGATGCCCGGAGACCGGAGAAATGATGATATAATACAAGCGGGAAGCATCATGGCTCAATACTGTGATGAAGTCATTATCAAAGAAGATGAAGACCTGCGCGGCCGCGAGGCCGGGGATGTAGCCGCACTCTTAAGGCAGGCAGCCCTAAAGGCCGGTATGGAGGCAGATAGAGTTACGGTTTGTCTGCCGGAGACGGCTGCTGTTGAGGATGGAATGGGCCGAGCCCGTAAAGGAGATATAGTGGTCGTGTTCTACGAAAAGTTTACCCCTGTACAGGAACTGGTTAAAAAGGCATCAGACAAGCTCAATGCTAATATTAAGGAAGATGATGGAAGAAAGGTTGTCTGTTAA
- a CDS encoding cyanophycinase, translating to MGNKVNGTLLIIGGAEDKEGKCEILREFIRLAGGPEANLVIITTATLEPDRAGKKYQGLFEQLGAGIVQALELDSREKANNRCIVEKMAKATGIFFTGGDQLRITSILGGTTANEALQKAYRRGAVIAGTSAGASVMSNTMIVEGNSDEAPKLNSIKLAPGLGLLEEVVIDQHFAQRGRIGRLLSAVAHNPYILGMGVDEDTAVIIRADARLEVIGSQTVTFMDGRGVSFTNVSELSPGQALAIDRVVLHVLPKGYGFDMAARVPVISDISGELKEGEGNGDN from the coding sequence ATGGGAAACAAGGTTAATGGAACTCTGCTGATTATCGGGGGAGCTGAGGATAAGGAAGGGAAATGTGAAATTTTAAGGGAGTTTATCAGGTTGGCCGGCGGTCCTGAGGCAAACTTAGTAATCATTACCACAGCTACCCTGGAACCGGATAGGGCCGGGAAGAAGTATCAGGGCCTGTTTGAGCAATTGGGAGCGGGCATAGTCCAGGCGCTTGAACTGGATTCCCGGGAAAAAGCCAATAACCGGTGCATTGTCGAAAAGATGGCAAAAGCAACGGGTATCTTTTTTACAGGGGGCGACCAACTGCGTATTACTTCGATATTGGGCGGTACAACAGCGAATGAGGCTCTTCAGAAGGCTTACCGGCGCGGAGCTGTTATCGCAGGCACCAGCGCCGGCGCTTCAGTTATGAGCAATACCATGATTGTTGAGGGCAACAGTGATGAGGCGCCAAAATTGAATAGTATTAAGCTGGCGCCGGGTTTGGGTCTGCTGGAGGAAGTGGTAATTGACCAGCATTTTGCCCAGAGAGGCAGAATTGGCCGTTTACTGTCTGCTGTAGCACACAATCCCTATATACTGGGAATGGGCGTAGATGAAGATACTGCCGTAATCATAAGAGCAGATGCCAGGCTGGAAGTAATCGGTTCCCAGACGGTTACTTTTATGGATGGCCGGGGTGTTTCTTTTACCAATGTTTCTGAACTGTCACCTGGGCAGGCTCTGGCCATAGACCGGGTAGTTTTACATGTGCTGCCAAAAGGCTATGGCTTTGACATGGCTGCAAGGGTTCCGGTTATCAGTGATATAAGCGGTGAATTGAAGGAAGGAGAAGGAAATGGAGATAATTGA
- a CDS encoding hydrogenase maturation protease — MDRKALVIGIGNVIRQDDGVGVYCAALIKENLKEENKKLVDVITVHQLDVLHCELFAGYELLIFIDADARDGEDPFVVEEASSQPDSRHFTSHISSIPDLLALTGTLYGKTPRAYTVAVRGKVFEVGDRLSSEVCRNAKKAISEVIRLIDDALPFC; from the coding sequence GTGGACCGCAAAGCGCTTGTTATCGGGATTGGAAATGTTATCAGACAGGATGACGGTGTGGGGGTATATTGCGCCGCACTTATAAAAGAAAACCTGAAAGAGGAAAACAAGAAGCTGGTGGACGTTATTACCGTACACCAGCTTGATGTTTTGCATTGTGAGCTGTTTGCCGGATATGAGCTGCTTATCTTTATAGATGCCGATGCCAGGGATGGTGAAGACCCTTTTGTTGTGGAAGAGGCCTCTTCTCAGCCGGATTCCCGGCACTTCACCAGCCACATTAGTTCCATTCCGGACCTCCTGGCGCTTACAGGAACGCTCTACGGGAAAACTCCAAGAGCATATACGGTTGCTGTAAGAGGCAAAGTTTTTGAAGTGGGAGACAGACTTTCTTCTGAGGTCTGCAGAAACGCAAAAAAAGCAATTTCAGAGGTAATCCGGTTAATCGATGACGCTCTTCCATTTTGTTGA
- a CDS encoding Ni/Fe hydrogenase subunit alpha: MAKTITIDPVTKVEGHGKVTIHLDDAGNVTESHFHVQEFRGFEKFCEGRMVWEMPVITTRICGICPVSHHLASAKACDSLFGVDIPPAAKKLRELMHMSQIIHSHALHFFYLAAPDLLFGLDAGPEQRSVIGVLNANPELGKKAIRLRQIGQASIEKVGGRSIHPVAAIPGGMSKPLSHEDRYIMIKEMDEGLELAKLALNAVKGINEKYSALIPGFASFRTKYMGLVKDGALELYDGVLRLNDENGKILDEFAPADYLDHIAEHTEDWTYLKFPYYKKLGWPEGVYRVAPLARLNVADRISTPLANIELKEFKQLGNGQPVHDSLYYHYARLIELLHAVERAKELLHDDDIISKDVRVTVARQAGEGIGVIEAPRGTLIHHYQADDMGKLEKVNIIVSTAHNYAAMDRAVNEVAKMVLKDNKVEEPLLNQVEMAIRCYDPCLSCATHQIGKMPLEILITGPGGNVVRTVRRGI; encoded by the coding sequence ATGGCTAAAACAATAACCATTGATCCGGTAACCAAAGTTGAAGGTCACGGAAAAGTTACCATCCACCTTGACGATGCCGGTAATGTTACGGAATCACATTTTCATGTTCAGGAATTCCGCGGTTTTGAGAAGTTCTGTGAAGGCCGGATGGTGTGGGAAATGCCTGTCATCACCACCAGAATCTGCGGTATTTGTCCGGTAAGCCACCACCTGGCCTCAGCTAAGGCCTGTGACAGCCTTTTTGGGGTAGATATCCCCCCGGCGGCCAAAAAACTGCGGGAACTCATGCATATGTCCCAGATTATCCACTCACACGCCCTGCATTTCTTCTATCTGGCCGCCCCTGACCTTCTGTTCGGTCTTGATGCCGGGCCGGAACAGAGGAGTGTTATCGGCGTTTTAAACGCCAACCCGGAGCTTGGCAAAAAGGCGATCAGACTCCGTCAGATAGGACAGGCCTCAATTGAAAAAGTGGGCGGTCGTTCAATTCACCCGGTCGCGGCTATTCCCGGAGGGATGAGTAAACCCCTTTCCCATGAAGACAGATACATAATGATTAAGGAAATGGATGAAGGCCTTGAACTGGCAAAACTGGCATTAAATGCCGTGAAAGGGATTAATGAAAAGTACAGCGCCCTGATTCCCGGATTTGCATCATTTAGAACAAAATATATGGGTCTGGTCAAAGACGGCGCCCTGGAGCTGTATGATGGAGTGTTAAGGCTGAATGACGAGAACGGCAAAATTCTGGACGAATTCGCACCGGCAGACTACCTGGACCATATCGCTGAACACACCGAGGACTGGACTTATCTTAAGTTCCCCTACTACAAAAAACTTGGCTGGCCTGAAGGCGTATACAGGGTTGCTCCTCTCGCCAGGCTTAATGTAGCCGATAGAATCTCCACTCCTCTTGCCAATATTGAGCTGAAGGAATTTAAACAGCTCGGCAATGGCCAGCCTGTCCATGACAGTCTCTATTACCACTATGCAAGGCTTATTGAACTGCTGCATGCTGTGGAAAGGGCAAAGGAACTTCTTCATGATGATGATATAATCAGCAAGGATGTCCGGGTAACTGTTGCCAGGCAGGCAGGTGAAGGGATTGGTGTTATTGAAGCTCCCCGGGGGACCCTGATACACCATTATCAGGCTGATGATATGGGTAAGCTGGAAAAGGTAAATATTATCGTCTCTACCGCCCATAACTATGCAGCAATGGACAGGGCGGTTAATGAAGTGGCCAAAATGGTCCTGAAAGACAATAAAGTAGAGGAACCTCTACTTAATCAGGTAGAAATGGCTATCCGTTGTTATGACCCCTGCCTATCCTGTGCAACTCACCAGATCGGAAAAATGCCTCTGGAAATCCTGATAACCGGTCCAGGCGGTAATGTTGTAAGGACGGTAAGGAGGGGAATATAA
- a CDS encoding protein-glutamate methylesterase/protein-glutamine glutaminase, translating into MSKRIEVLVVDDSAYMRKVVSNLLESDHNIVVIDTARDGLDALEKIKRLKPAVVTLDVEMPRLDGLSALERIMKECPTPVIMLSSLTQEGSETTVKALTLGAIDFVGKPSGTISLDIHKVQEELVAKVRIAARAAVANFRSPIAPLLQKPVIFSPLPSTGLTPNKLVIIGSSTGGPNALQQVVPRLPGNLSAAVLIVQHMPPGFTKSLANRLNDISQLEVCEAQEGDELLNGKAYVAPGGYHMMLRSKTLLGLNQNPPVHSVRPAVDVTLESAVDFYGSGVVAVILTGMGFDGSRGAAAVKQAGGKTVVQDEATCVVYGMPRVVAEMGKADRILPIHNIADEIVTMLMM; encoded by the coding sequence ATGTCGAAAAGGATTGAGGTCCTTGTCGTAGATGATTCCGCATATATGAGGAAAGTGGTTTCCAACTTACTCGAGTCTGATCATAATATCGTCGTAATTGATACCGCCAGAGATGGGTTGGATGCACTTGAGAAAATCAAGAGGCTGAAGCCGGCCGTAGTTACCCTTGATGTGGAGATGCCAAGACTTGATGGTTTATCAGCTCTGGAGCGAATTATGAAAGAATGCCCTACTCCGGTGATTATGTTAAGCAGCCTTACACAGGAGGGGAGTGAGACGACGGTAAAAGCGCTCACTCTTGGCGCGATTGATTTTGTTGGCAAGCCGTCAGGGACGATTTCCCTTGATATACATAAGGTGCAGGAAGAGCTGGTAGCTAAGGTTAGAATTGCTGCCAGAGCTGCTGTTGCCAATTTTAGAAGCCCAATAGCGCCGCTTTTGCAAAAACCTGTAATATTCTCTCCTCTGCCATCAACCGGGTTGACGCCAAATAAGCTGGTTATCATTGGGAGCTCTACGGGAGGGCCGAATGCATTGCAGCAGGTTGTTCCGCGCCTGCCCGGGAATCTATCGGCCGCTGTCTTGATTGTCCAGCATATGCCACCTGGTTTCACTAAATCTCTGGCCAACAGGCTTAATGATATCTCTCAACTGGAGGTGTGTGAAGCTCAGGAGGGAGATGAGCTGCTGAACGGAAAGGCATATGTCGCCCCCGGAGGATACCACATGATGCTGCGGTCCAAAACCCTGCTGGGGTTAAACCAGAACCCGCCGGTACACAGTGTCAGGCCGGCTGTGGATGTAACTCTTGAATCTGCAGTGGATTTTTACGGGTCCGGGGTTGTCGCCGTAATCCTTACCGGGATGGGTTTCGATGGTTCCAGGGGAGCAGCTGCAGTGAAACAGGCAGGAGGAAAAACGGTTGTCCAGGATGAAGCAACCTGTGTAGTATATGGAATGCCGCGGGTTGTTGCCGAAATGGGGAAAGCGGATAGAATTCTTCCGATTCACAATATCGCAGATGAGATAGTGACAATGTTAATGATGTAG